A region of the Vanrija pseudolonga chromosome 2, complete sequence genome:
ACCTATGCTCCGACGCAGACACAGCCTGGAGCGTACTCGTCGCACCACCAGGCGGTGGACGTATACggtgcggccgccgctgccagatCGTACTTTCCGCAAGCTACCCAGCCGGGAGTAccgcagcaacagcagcagcagcagcagtactCTGCCATGGTTGCATCGCACCTGCCCACACCGCCGGACTCCGCTGGCATGCCGCCACAGCAGGGTGCAGCGCCGGTCAACCTCCCGACGTCGCCAGCTGCGTATCCCGCAGCTCCCCCTCCGACCTCAGTGTCGGAAGTGCCCCCGCAGGCGAGTGAGCAGCATGTCAGCCAGGCGACCTTCGGCGCAACGCACGCACTCATGTCGCCGCCTTTGCATCCAACTCAGCCGGTgccaccgcccgccccggCCAGCCAGTCTGCTGCGTCCCCGCCTTCCCAGtacgcctcgccgccggcgcagcccACACAGCTGCCACCGGGCCATCAGGCTCAGTATGCGCCTGTGTACGGCTCACCACCCGCCCCACAGGCAGCACTGCCCGGACAACAGGTCTATTACGCTCAACCAACCACGGCCTATGGCTACCCTCCAACACACCAAGGGCAGCCAGTGGCATATTACTATCAGGCAGGTAGCTATGGGCAGCCCGGCCAGCCTGCTGTCGGCCATGTGCCATCAGCTCAGCCTGCTGCCTACGTACCGCCGTCTGCACAGTTCGCAGCTGCCCAACCACCCGCGGCTGCACCTCAGGCCGATGCATCTTACGCAGCCCAACAACCGCCCACAGCTCCAGCGACATACGCCCCGCAGCCCCCGCAACCTGCCTATCCTGGGCAGCCTGCAGCTGATCCATCGGCCCAGCAGGCAGCTACCCAGCCAGCTTATGCTGCCCAGCAACCCGCCCAGCCGGCTGGTCAACCTGGCCAACCGGCACCAGCAGCTCAGCCTCAGTACGCAACTCAGCCTCAGTACCCAGGGCAGCCAGCCGTCCAGCCCGGAGCCCAGCCAGGGTATTATGCCCCGCCAGAGTCTCAGCCGCATGCACAGGTGGCCCACCCCTCCCAGCCAAGCAATCTAACGGCTCAACCGGCGCCACCTGCCGCCCAGCAGTTCTCTGCCCCAGGTGCCGATACTGCCACGCGCGATTCTGCAACTACTCtgccacaacaacaacaacagttTGTTGCTCAGCCCTGGCAGCAGCCTGGCGCAACTGCGGCCGGGCAGCAAGCGGTAGCCGATCCTCAACAACTGGGTGCCGTAGTCCAGCACGCAGGATTCTACGGCGCATCACAGACAGCAACGCCCGCCCAGCTGCCAGCCCCCGTGGCTCAGTATCAGGCGGTTCAGCAGCAACCAGGAGCCTATGCACAGCCGGCACAAGTTGCGCCCCAGTATGCCGCCGCACCCCAGCAACCCGGAGTCGCCGGTGCTCAACAACCAGGCGTATTTGCCTACCAGGCAACACCTGTcgcccagcagccagcaggaGCGGTCCAGCAGCCGGGAGCTACAGCCCCCGTCGCTGCAGCACCGGCAGGATACGCTCCTGCTACAGCAATCCCAGGCCAACCCTCGTTCCTCGCAccaccggcggcaccggcaccagcTGGCGCTGCTCCAGCAGCACCCGGCGTGGCATCTGGGCACTACAACGCCAACCTGCCGCACAACCGCTCGCTCCCAGTTATTCCTCGCGTCGACCCTCAACTCGCGATTCTGCCACATTGCATTGTGAACGACAGTATGACGCTGGCGCTCAAAGACAACATCTTCTTCAAAGTCGCCGACCCCACCGCTCGAGACGTCAATGGCAACGTAGTGTTCAAGTTTTCCAACAAGAAGGCGGCGTCAAAGGTCATGAGTGAGTTGGGTGGCCGGGCCGACGACTGACCTGTCCAGTCATGCACGACATCAACGACAATGTGCTCTACATGTTTGACcaggcgacgtcgagggggCTGAACAAGGCTGTCATTAGGAGTGGGCAGGGTCAGGACTTGATCCGCATCGACACAATGTACTCTGGTACGTCGCGTTGCGGCGGCTTTCGCTGACCATAGCGATGTCAAAGTTTAGGATCAGCTTCACCAACACCGTGACGGGGCAACCGGCGTCGCTCAGCGTTCAGGGCAAGCTCTGGGTCGGGCTGCAGTGCCAGCTCGTCTTGGACAACGGCCAGGTCGTGGCACACATCATCCGcgacaagaccaaggccCTTCTACTTTCCGCAGAGAAGGCTACTGTGAGTTGGACGGCATTGCACAGGCTGATCATGCTCAGTACACCTTGACGGTCGctcccggcgtcgacctcgcgctcatcaccattgtcgtcgccgcgctcaaccaGATCGACGAGAGTCGTGCAATGAACTTTGTCAACGTTGCGGCACAGCATCTCCCAATCGGTGATTGATGTGGCCTTGTACATGCATAGGAACAGTAGACAGATGTGCAATGTGTACGTACAGATCAGTTGCCAAGCCATGCTCGAACTG
Encoded here:
- the Ttn_1 gene encoding Titin, with protein sequence MEVHTHPPADPRAARALPTVPGTDGQRRVSVGNVDGAARRFGPRALPSPPGKSPPPTFQSPPSIAQASPPPATLSSPLPATLSSPPPAAVSPVALPPGPAAFTTPPPGQYAPSPYAPPQHVVQPSPPAPAPTHDPSYAPGARRSDLKERIASAIGNVQQASSTLPGSPPPTTYYPSLSPPQSPPAHGVDGLAFSGLSIGGPTDGLAPPNAPFAHQRVPSPLPDVQTMYHSNIPHPPPAIWNVSTAPLVAPQATAPPSRFDDVLTPPPAQPSEPAPPVQTYAPTQTQPGAYSSHHQAVDVYGAAAAARSYFPQATQPGVPQQQQQQQQYSAMVASHLPTPPDSAGMPPQQGAAPVNLPTSPAAYPAAPPPTSVSEVPPQASVFAYQATPVAQQPAGAVQQPGATAPVAAAPAGYAPATAIPGQPSFLAPPAAPAPAGAAPAAPGVASGHYNANLPHNRSLPVIPRVDPQLAILPHCIVNDSMTLALKDNIFFKVADPTARDVNGNVVFKFSNKKAASKVMIMHDINDNVLYMFDQATSRGLNKAVIRSGQGQDLIRIDTMYSAMSKFRISFTNTVTGQPASLSVQGKLWVGLQCQLVLDNGQVVAHIIRDKTKALLLSAEKATYTLTVAPGVDLALITIVVAALNQIDESRAMNFVNVAAQHLPIGD